A section of the Malaclemys terrapin pileata isolate rMalTer1 chromosome 15, rMalTer1.hap1, whole genome shotgun sequence genome encodes:
- the LOC128823345 gene encoding transcription factor HES-7-like — protein MVTKGVSEPAALRKMLKPLAEKRRRERINRSLEELRVLLLDRTRHQTLQSRKVEKAEILELAVRYLRDWSAPAGRGADPAGEADPLQRCYLLGFRECLLRLSAFIRDAQPCMQGQLLDTLNLYLAAKCRQVPPEPACRLRPGLPPPPACPVSPSPSSPAQPCHRPFHRPGAPETPQRHTDEAAASKGEPPQPAVWRPWP, from the exons ATGGTGACCAAAGGAGTCTCGGAACCCGCCGCGCTGAGGAAG ATGCTGAAGCCGCTGGCGGAGAAGCGCAGGCGGGAGCGGATCAACAGGAGCCTGGAGGAGCTGCGGGTGCTGCTGCTGGACAGGACCCGGCACCAG ACCCTGCAGAGCCGGAAGGTGGAGAAGGCCGAGATCCTGGAGCTGGCCGTGCGCTACCTGAGGGACTGGAGCGCCCCCGCCGGGCGGG GAGCCGATCCGGCGGGGGAGGCCGACCCTCTGCAGCGCTGCTACCTGCTGGGCTTCCGGGAATGCCTGCTGCGGCTCTCCGCCTTCATCCGCGACGCCCAGCCCTGCATGCAGGGCCAGCTGCTCGACACCCTGAACCTCTACCTGGCTGCCAAGTGCCGCCAGGTGCCGCCGGAGCCGGCCTGCAGGCTCCGGCctggcctccctcccccgcctgcctgcccggtctcccccagcccttcctcgCCCGCGCAGCCATGCCACCGACCCTTTCACCGCCCCGGGGCCCCGGAGACGCCTCAGAGACACACGGACGAGGCAGCAGCTTCGAAAGGGGAGCCCCCGCAGCCGGCCGTCTGGAGACCGTGGCCATAG